In endosymbiont of unidentified scaly snail isolate Monju, the following are encoded in one genomic region:
- the mutL gene encoding DNA mismatch repair endonuclease MutL, which translates to MPPRIRQLPSQLVNQIAAGEVVERPASVIKELVENSLDAGAQRIEVDVQQGGLKRMRVTDDGHGLHPDDMPLALARHATSKVASLEDLERIASMGFRGEALPSIASVSRLSLVSRERGAEHAWRLDAEAEAPMPAAHPEGTTVDVRDLFWNTPARRKFLRTEKTEFGHIEQVVRRLALACPTIAFRLTHNGREVFATHPAEDRAGQERRLAGLLGAAFLENALYFEHEAAGLCLHGWVARPVFSRAQADMQHFYVNGRMVRDKLVTHAVRQAFQDVLYHGRHPAYVLFLELDPVLVDVNVHPTKHEVRFREGRLVHDFLFRTLHQVLAEERPGATAASPLPEAEPAGAPAAAAREEAVLSPPPAQPGLRLGVGERRGGYSAALAWQAPPAPSVETETGEPQAEGEELPPLGFALAQLHGVYILALNAAGLVLVDMHAAHERITYERFKAAREGEGIKSQPLLVPVSVSVSRREAELAEQHAETFASLGMRVDRMGEEVLVVRALPALLRDADAERLLRDVLSDLAVYGESDRVLASVNEVLATMACHGSVRANRRLTREEMDALLRDIERTERSGQCNHGRPTWTQLSMAELDRLFLRGR; encoded by the coding sequence ATGCCGCCCCGTATCCGCCAGCTCCCCTCGCAACTGGTCAACCAGATCGCCGCCGGCGAGGTGGTCGAGCGGCCTGCGTCGGTGATCAAGGAGCTGGTGGAGAACAGTCTGGATGCCGGCGCGCAGCGTATCGAGGTCGATGTCCAGCAGGGCGGGCTCAAGCGCATGCGCGTGACCGATGACGGGCATGGTTTGCATCCGGACGACATGCCGTTGGCATTGGCGCGGCACGCCACCAGCAAGGTTGCCTCGCTCGAGGATCTCGAGCGCATCGCCAGCATGGGCTTTCGGGGCGAGGCGCTGCCCAGCATCGCCTCGGTCTCTCGCCTGAGCCTGGTCTCGCGCGAGCGCGGTGCCGAGCATGCCTGGCGGCTGGATGCCGAGGCCGAGGCCCCGATGCCCGCTGCGCACCCCGAGGGCACCACGGTCGATGTCCGCGACCTGTTCTGGAACACGCCGGCGCGGCGCAAGTTCCTGCGCACCGAGAAGACCGAGTTCGGCCACATCGAGCAGGTGGTGCGCCGGCTGGCGCTGGCGTGTCCGACGATCGCCTTCCGGTTGACGCACAATGGCCGTGAGGTGTTCGCCACGCACCCTGCCGAGGATCGCGCGGGCCAGGAGCGGCGCCTCGCCGGCCTGCTGGGTGCGGCCTTCCTGGAGAACGCCCTGTACTTCGAGCACGAGGCTGCCGGCCTGTGCCTGCATGGCTGGGTGGCGCGCCCCGTATTCTCGCGCGCCCAGGCCGACATGCAGCATTTCTATGTGAACGGCCGCATGGTGCGCGACAAACTGGTCACCCACGCGGTGCGCCAGGCCTTCCAGGACGTGCTCTATCACGGCCGGCACCCGGCCTACGTGCTGTTCCTCGAGCTCGATCCGGTGCTGGTAGATGTGAACGTGCATCCGACCAAGCACGAGGTGCGCTTCCGCGAGGGGCGTCTGGTGCACGACTTCCTGTTTCGCACCTTGCATCAGGTGCTGGCCGAGGAGCGACCGGGTGCAACAGCGGCATCGCCGTTGCCCGAGGCCGAGCCCGCCGGGGCGCCGGCGGCCGCTGCGCGGGAGGAGGCGGTATTGTCTCCGCCGCCGGCGCAGCCGGGTCTGAGGCTGGGGGTGGGCGAGCGTCGCGGCGGTTACAGTGCGGCACTGGCCTGGCAGGCGCCGCCGGCTCCGTCTGTGGAGACGGAGACCGGTGAGCCGCAGGCGGAGGGCGAGGAGCTGCCACCGCTGGGCTTTGCGCTGGCGCAGTTGCATGGGGTCTATATCCTGGCGCTGAACGCTGCCGGGCTGGTGCTGGTGGACATGCACGCGGCGCACGAGCGTATCACCTACGAGCGTTTCAAGGCCGCGCGCGAGGGCGAGGGTATCAAGTCGCAGCCGCTGCTGGTGCCGGTCTCGGTGTCGGTGAGTCGGCGCGAGGCCGAGCTGGCCGAGCAGCACGCGGAGACGTTCGCCAGCCTGGGCATGCGGGTCGATCGCATGGGCGAGGAGGTACTGGTGGTGCGTGCCCTGCCGGCTCTGCTGCGTGATGCCGATGCCGAGCGCCTGTTGCGCGACGTGCTCTCGGACCTGGCCGTGTACGGCGAGAGCGACAGGGTGCTGGCCTCGGTCAACGAGGTGCTGGCGACCATGGCCTGCCATGGCTCGGTGCGCGCCAATCGCCGGCTTACCCGCGAGGAGATGGATGCCCTGTTGCGCGATATCGAACGCACCGAGCGCTCGGGGCAGTGCAACCACGGGCGGCCGACCTGGACCCAGCTCTCCATGGCCGAGCTGGACCGGCTGTTCCTGCGCGGCCGATGA
- a CDS encoding DUF2065 domain-containing protein gives MWQDFLAALALVFVIEGMLPFLSPGGYRDAVRRLAELGDRQLRAFGLGAMAFGVLLLYLVRS, from the coding sequence ATGTGGCAGGATTTTCTCGCGGCGCTGGCACTGGTGTTCGTGATCGAGGGCATGCTGCCGTTTCTTTCGCCCGGCGGCTATCGTGACGCAGTGCGCCGGCTCGCCGAGCTGGGCGACCGGCAGCTGCGCGCTTTCGGGCTCGGCGCCATGGCGTTTGGCGTACTGCTGCTGTACCTGGTGAGATCATGA
- the hflK gene encoding FtsH protease activity modulator HflK: MAWNEPGNGNRDPWNNKGGEGPPDLDEVVRKLQDKVGSLFGGRGGGGGSAGGRRGFGMLGMGLVAVALIAAAINSFYIIQPAERGVVLRFGAYHELVGPGPHLKLPFVDSYQAVNVDQINKFVHRAQMLTKDENIVDVTVEVQFRVQDPADFLFQDANPPLTLRNAMESALREVIGKSNLDEVITENRSGTALSVQKGTQDLVDLYRAGLKVLNINIQDAKPPEAVQDAFADAIKAREDRERVQNQAQAYANDVVPRARGAAARLLEDAKAYKAKVVAEAEGESKRFLALLAEYEKAPEVTRDRLYLESIQDVLQGTGKVLLDVKGGNNLTYLPLDRLFKPGAGSVGIDRDVVLRPQQSNPQEVELPGVTRLPRRPARSVFPRERGSR; encoded by the coding sequence ATGGCGTGGAACGAGCCGGGTAATGGCAATCGCGACCCTTGGAACAACAAGGGCGGCGAAGGTCCCCCCGATCTGGACGAAGTGGTTCGCAAGCTGCAGGACAAGGTCGGTAGTCTGTTTGGCGGGCGCGGCGGTGGCGGTGGTAGTGCCGGTGGCCGCCGCGGTTTCGGCATGCTGGGCATGGGCCTGGTCGCGGTGGCGCTGATCGCTGCCGCCATCAACAGCTTCTATATCATCCAGCCCGCCGAGCGCGGCGTGGTGTTGCGTTTCGGTGCCTACCACGAATTGGTCGGTCCGGGGCCGCATCTCAAGCTGCCGTTCGTCGACAGCTACCAGGCGGTGAATGTCGACCAGATCAACAAGTTCGTGCACCGAGCGCAGATGCTGACCAAGGACGAGAACATCGTCGATGTTACCGTCGAGGTGCAGTTCCGCGTCCAGGACCCGGCCGACTTCCTGTTCCAGGACGCCAATCCGCCGCTGACCCTGCGCAATGCCATGGAGTCCGCCCTGCGCGAGGTGATCGGCAAGAGCAATCTGGATGAGGTCATCACCGAGAACCGCAGCGGCACCGCCCTGTCGGTGCAGAAGGGCACCCAGGACCTGGTCGATCTGTACCGTGCCGGGCTCAAGGTGCTCAACATCAACATCCAGGATGCCAAGCCGCCAGAGGCAGTGCAGGACGCCTTCGCCGACGCCATCAAGGCGCGCGAGGATCGCGAACGGGTGCAGAACCAGGCGCAGGCCTATGCCAACGACGTGGTGCCGCGCGCACGCGGTGCGGCGGCGCGCCTGCTTGAGGACGCCAAGGCCTACAAGGCCAAGGTGGTGGCCGAGGCCGAGGGTGAGTCCAAGCGTTTCCTGGCGCTGCTCGCCGAGTACGAGAAGGCACCGGAGGTGACCCGTGACCGCCTGTACCTGGAGAGTATCCAGGACGTGCTCCAGGGCACCGGCAAGGTGCTGTTGGATGTCAAGGGTGGCAACAATCTGACCTACCTGCCGCTGGACCGGCTGTTCAAGCCGGGCGCGGGTAGTGTCGGCATCGACCGCGACGTGGTATTGCGTCCGCAACAGAGCAATCCGCAGGAGGTGGAACTGCCGGGCGTCACCCGCTTGCCCCGCCGGCCCGCCCGTTCGGTCTTCCCGCGCGAAAGAGGTAGCCGCTGA
- the tsaE gene encoding tRNA (adenosine(37)-N6)-threonylcarbamoyltransferase complex ATPase subunit type 1 TsaE, translating to MIERLLHGEEEQIAFGARLGRALGPRALVFLEGDMGAGKTTLVRGLLRARGHSGAVKSPTYTLVEPYELPGGPCYHLDLYRLGDPEELEYLGLREMLAEPALVLVEWPDRGAGWLPEPDLRLVLSYAEDGMARRVRLGAGTERGRMVISELSGG from the coding sequence ATGATCGAACGCCTGTTGCATGGCGAGGAAGAGCAGATCGCCTTCGGCGCGCGTCTGGGGCGGGCGCTCGGGCCACGTGCGCTGGTCTTTCTCGAGGGGGACATGGGTGCTGGCAAGACCACCCTGGTGCGTGGCCTGCTGCGCGCGCGCGGCCATTCCGGCGCGGTGAAGAGTCCGACCTATACCCTGGTCGAGCCCTACGAGCTGCCGGGCGGCCCTTGTTACCACCTCGATCTCTACCGTCTGGGCGATCCCGAGGAATTGGAATACCTGGGCTTGCGCGAGATGCTGGCCGAGCCGGCCCTGGTGCTGGTCGAATGGCCGGATCGGGGCGCGGGTTGGCTGCCGGAGCCGGACCTGCGCCTCGTGCTTTCCTATGCCGAAGATGGCATGGCACGGCGGGTGCGTCTGGGGGCCGGTACGGAGCGGGGGCGTATGGTAATTTCAGAGCTTTCTGGGGGATAA
- the hflX gene encoding ribosome rescue GTPase HflX → MFERPQRGERAILVHVAFHGAPDPEALREFSELAISAGAEPQALVTAQRHAPDRRLFVGSGKAEEIRAEVLAREAQLVIFDHELSPSQERNLERFFECRVLDRTGLILDIFAQRARSHEGKLQVELAQLRHLSTRLIRGWTHLERQKGGIGLRGPGETQLETDRRLLGQRIDQIRRRLARVDSQRAQGRRARQRAETPTVSLVGYTNAGKSTLFNRLTDAHVYAQDQLFATLDPTLRRLVLDGCPPVVLADTVGFVSRLPHDLVAAFRSTLQETAEADLLLHVIDAASPRRAENIAEVEDVLAQIGALEVPRLNIYNKIDCIEDAEPRIDRDASGRAVAVWLSAADGRGCDLLLQVLAERFAEQAVRRRICLPPEQGRLRALLFARGCVPCCSRAAGCSPRKRPMMAVAAWRWNSRRRSTSACASTRPGWPRIGRHWAKTALPRRLRGQMNADSTARC, encoded by the coding sequence ATGTTTGAGCGCCCGCAGCGCGGCGAGCGTGCCATCCTGGTTCATGTTGCCTTTCACGGGGCACCCGATCCCGAGGCCCTGCGTGAGTTCTCGGAGTTGGCGATCTCCGCCGGGGCCGAGCCACAAGCCCTGGTGACCGCCCAGCGCCACGCCCCGGACCGACGCCTCTTCGTGGGGTCGGGAAAGGCCGAGGAGATCCGCGCGGAGGTATTGGCCCGCGAGGCGCAGTTGGTGATCTTCGACCATGAGCTCTCGCCCAGCCAGGAACGCAATCTCGAACGCTTCTTCGAATGCCGGGTGCTCGACCGCACCGGCCTGATCCTCGACATCTTCGCCCAGCGCGCACGTTCGCACGAAGGCAAGCTGCAAGTGGAGCTGGCGCAGCTGCGCCACCTGTCTACCCGTCTGATCCGTGGCTGGACACACCTCGAGCGCCAGAAGGGCGGCATCGGCCTGCGCGGCCCGGGCGAAACCCAGCTGGAGACCGACCGGCGGTTGCTTGGTCAGCGCATCGACCAGATCCGCCGCCGCCTGGCGCGAGTGGACAGCCAACGCGCCCAGGGTCGGCGTGCCCGCCAGCGCGCGGAGACGCCGACCGTTTCGCTGGTCGGCTATACCAACGCCGGCAAGTCCACCCTGTTCAACCGCCTGACTGACGCCCATGTCTACGCGCAGGACCAGCTTTTCGCCACCCTGGATCCGACCTTGCGCCGGCTGGTGCTGGACGGTTGTCCTCCGGTGGTGCTGGCCGACACCGTCGGTTTCGTCTCGCGCCTGCCCCACGACCTGGTGGCCGCCTTTCGCAGCACCCTGCAGGAGACTGCCGAGGCCGACCTCTTGCTCCACGTGATCGACGCGGCCAGCCCGCGGCGTGCCGAGAACATCGCCGAGGTCGAAGACGTTCTGGCGCAGATCGGCGCGCTGGAGGTGCCGCGCCTGAACATCTACAACAAGATCGACTGCATCGAGGACGCCGAACCACGCATCGACCGCGATGCTTCGGGCCGCGCCGTGGCGGTCTGGCTGTCGGCGGCCGACGGTCGGGGGTGCGACCTGCTGTTGCAGGTGCTGGCCGAGCGCTTTGCCGAACAGGCGGTGCGGCGGCGCATCTGTCTGCCACCCGAACAGGGGCGGCTGCGTGCCCTGCTGTTCGCGCGCGGCTGCGTGCCCTGCTGTTCGCGCGCGGCCGGGTGCTCGCCGAGGAAGCGACCGATGATGGCGGTTGCTGCCTGGAGGTGGAACTCGCGCCGCAGGAGTACGAGCGCCTGCGCAAGCACGAGACCTGGTTGGCCTCGCATTGGCCGGCATTGGGCGAAGACTGCCTTACCGCGTAGGCTGCGCGGGCAAATGAACGCGGACAGCACCGCCCGGTGTTGA
- the hflC gene encoding protease modulator HflC, protein MNSAKPIFLLVLLVVVVGLLNASFFIVKENEVALRLQLGEIVDSNYDPGLHFKTPLVQSVKVFDRRIQTLDLEPERFLTVEKKFVVVDSYAKWRISDVAQYFRSTRGSPTQTARLLSARINAALRDEFGKRTIREVVSGERTEIMRKLAREADVAAADLGVEIVDVRVKQIDFEEAISENIYERMRTERHRVAAELRAEGAEAAERIQANADRQRTEILATAYRDAELLRGEGDALAAQIYAQAFDRDREFYNFWRSLKAYREVFRDGQSLMVLDPDSEFFRYFKSQQPLKP, encoded by the coding sequence ATGAATTCCGCCAAGCCGATATTCCTGCTCGTCCTGCTGGTCGTGGTGGTGGGCCTGCTCAATGCCTCCTTCTTCATCGTCAAGGAGAACGAGGTGGCCCTGCGCCTGCAACTGGGCGAGATCGTCGATTCCAACTACGACCCCGGCCTGCACTTCAAGACACCGCTGGTGCAGAGTGTGAAGGTCTTCGACAGGCGCATCCAGACGCTCGACCTGGAGCCCGAGCGGTTCCTCACTGTCGAGAAGAAGTTTGTGGTGGTCGATTCCTACGCGAAGTGGCGTATTTCGGACGTGGCGCAGTACTTCCGCTCCACGCGCGGCAGTCCCACGCAGACCGCGCGTCTGCTCTCGGCGCGGATCAACGCCGCGCTGCGTGACGAATTCGGCAAACGCACCATCCGTGAGGTCGTCTCCGGCGAGCGTACCGAGATCATGCGCAAGCTGGCGCGCGAGGCCGATGTCGCGGCCGCCGACCTGGGGGTCGAGATCGTCGATGTGCGCGTCAAGCAGATCGACTTCGAGGAGGCGATCAGCGAGAACATCTACGAGCGCATGCGCACCGAGCGGCATCGTGTGGCCGCCGAGCTGCGAGCCGAGGGCGCCGAGGCGGCAGAGCGCATCCAGGCCAATGCCGACCGTCAGCGTACCGAGATCCTGGCCACGGCCTACCGCGATGCCGAACTGCTGCGCGGTGAAGGCGATGCCCTGGCCGCCCAGATCTATGCCCAGGCCTTCGATCGCGACCGTGAGTTCTACAACTTCTGGCGTAGCCTCAAGGCCTACCGCGAGGTCTTCCGCGACGGCCAGAGTCTGATGGTGCTCGATCCCGACTCGGAATTCTTCCGCTACTTCAAGTCGCAACAGCCCCTCAAACCCTGA
- a CDS encoding ATP phosphoribosyltransferase regulatory subunit — MNVQDRSWLLPEGIDELLPEQAAALEVLRRRLLDTYRSWGYRLVIPPVIEYLDSLLTGAGKDLELQTFQLTDQLSGRQLGIRADMTPQVARIDAHQLQQQGPTRLCYMGSVLRTRPDGFSSSRSPLQIGAELYGHAGIESDAEVLCLMMETLRIAGLPEIYLDLGHVGIFRGLARQAGLDEQQEAALFEALQRKARPEIGELVAGFDLPPAQAAMFEALADLNGDAGVLAHAREALAEAPQDVLAAIDYLEALGLQLGHSLPETPVHYDLAELRAYHYQTGVVFAAFVPGQGNEVARGGRYDHIGEKFGRARPATGFSADLKTLMLLGDAGAPMEEPAVLAPAVTDPALDARIRELRAAGRVVIRELPGQAICPDEAGIGEQLRLEDGDWVLRPYE; from the coding sequence ATGAACGTGCAAGATCGTAGCTGGCTGTTGCCCGAAGGCATCGATGAGCTGCTGCCCGAGCAGGCTGCGGCGCTCGAGGTCCTGCGTCGCCGCCTGCTCGACACCTACCGGAGCTGGGGTTATCGCCTGGTGATCCCGCCGGTGATCGAATACCTCGATTCGCTGCTCACCGGTGCGGGCAAGGACCTGGAACTCCAGACCTTTCAGCTCACCGACCAGCTCAGTGGGCGCCAGCTCGGTATCCGTGCCGACATGACGCCGCAGGTGGCGCGCATCGACGCCCACCAGTTGCAGCAGCAGGGGCCCACCCGGCTGTGCTACATGGGCAGCGTACTGCGTACCCGGCCGGACGGCTTCTCCTCCTCGCGCAGCCCCTTGCAGATTGGTGCCGAGCTGTATGGGCACGCCGGCATCGAATCGGATGCCGAGGTGCTCTGCCTGATGATGGAGACGCTGCGCATCGCCGGGCTGCCCGAGATCTATCTCGACCTGGGACATGTCGGCATCTTTCGTGGTCTGGCGCGCCAGGCCGGGCTGGACGAGCAGCAGGAGGCCGCGCTGTTCGAGGCCCTGCAACGCAAGGCGCGGCCCGAGATCGGTGAACTGGTGGCCGGTTTCGATCTGCCGCCCGCGCAGGCCGCAATGTTCGAGGCCCTTGCTGACCTGAACGGCGATGCGGGGGTGCTGGCGCATGCGCGCGAAGCGCTGGCAGAGGCGCCGCAGGATGTGCTGGCGGCGATCGACTACCTGGAGGCGCTGGGCCTGCAGCTCGGGCACAGCTTGCCGGAGACCCCGGTACATTACGACCTGGCCGAGTTGCGTGCCTATCACTACCAGACCGGAGTGGTGTTCGCTGCCTTCGTTCCGGGGCAGGGCAACGAGGTGGCGCGCGGTGGTCGCTACGACCACATTGGCGAGAAGTTCGGGCGTGCGCGCCCGGCCACTGGTTTCAGCGCCGATCTCAAGACGCTGATGCTGCTGGGTGACGCCGGTGCGCCGATGGAGGAGCCGGCCGTGCTGGCACCGGCGGTCACCGATCCGGCGCTCGACGCACGCATCCGTGAACTGCGTGCGGCCGGTCGCGTGGTGATCCGTGAGCTCCCTGGGCAGGCGATATGTCCGGACGAGGCCGGCATCGGCGAACAGCTGCGACTGGAGGACGGAGACTGGGTGCTGCGTCCGTACGAATGA
- the hfq gene encoding RNA chaperone Hfq, which translates to MSKGQSLQDPFLNTLRKERIPVSIFLVNGIKLQGTIESFDQFVVLLKNSVSQMVYKHAISTVVPARNVRLQQAQAGDDEGDSGRP; encoded by the coding sequence ATGTCCAAGGGGCAGAGCCTGCAGGATCCCTTCCTGAACACCCTGCGCAAGGAGCGCATTCCGGTATCCATCTTTCTCGTCAATGGCATCAAGCTTCAGGGCACCATCGAGTCATTCGACCAGTTCGTGGTGCTGCTGAAGAACAGCGTCAGTCAAATGGTCTACAAGCACGCCATCTCTACCGTGGTGCCGGCGCGTAACGTACGGCTCCAGCAGGCCCAGGCCGGCGATGACGAGGGTGATTCCGGCCGCCCGTGA
- the miaA gene encoding tRNA (adenosine(37)-N6)-dimethylallyltransferase MiaA produces the protein MSETQPPAILLMGPTASGKTELAMQLAERLPVALISVDSAMVYRGMDIGTAKPSPEELARCPHRLIDICDPADPYSAERFRADALAAMAEITEAGRVPLLVGGTMLYFRALQYGLSPLPASDPAVRGRLESELAERGLAALHARLRSVDPIIARRIHPNDTQRTLRALEVFEITGRPLSTLQAERAGEAMPWRAIKLARAPAERQVLHQRIERRFRAMLEAGFEDEVRALVARGDLHPELPSMRSVGYRQMWAWLRGEYDREEMICRAIAATRQLAKRQMTWLRSERDLHWLDETGDSLLDQAVNCIENSLN, from the coding sequence ATGAGCGAGACACAGCCACCGGCCATCCTGCTGATGGGGCCGACTGCCTCGGGGAAGACCGAGTTGGCCATGCAGTTGGCCGAGCGCCTGCCGGTGGCCCTGATCAGCGTCGATTCGGCGATGGTCTATCGCGGCATGGACATCGGCACCGCCAAGCCTTCGCCCGAGGAATTGGCGCGTTGTCCGCACCGTCTGATCGACATCTGCGATCCGGCCGATCCGTATTCGGCCGAGCGTTTTCGTGCCGATGCCCTGGCGGCCATGGCCGAGATCACCGAGGCCGGGCGCGTCCCGCTGCTGGTCGGCGGTACCATGCTGTATTTCCGCGCCTTGCAGTACGGGCTCTCGCCGCTGCCGGCCTCCGACCCGGCGGTGCGCGGGCGTCTGGAGTCGGAGCTCGCCGAGCGTGGGCTGGCGGCGCTGCACGCGCGTCTGCGCTCGGTTGATCCGATCATCGCCCGGCGCATCCACCCCAACGACACCCAGCGTACCCTGCGCGCCCTGGAGGTGTTCGAGATCACCGGCCGACCGCTCAGCACACTCCAGGCCGAACGGGCGGGCGAGGCCATGCCCTGGCGTGCGATCAAGCTGGCGCGTGCGCCGGCTGAGCGCCAGGTGCTGCATCAGCGCATCGAGCGGCGTTTCCGCGCCATGCTCGAGGCCGGTTTCGAGGATGAGGTGCGCGCCCTGGTGGCGCGTGGCGATCTGCATCCGGAACTTCCGTCCATGCGTTCAGTCGGATACCGGCAGATGTGGGCCTGGCTGCGCGGCGAGTACGACCGTGAGGAGATGATCTGCCGTGCCATCGCCGCGACCCGGCAACTGGCCAAGCGTCAGATGACCTGGCTGCGCAGCGAACGGGATCTGCACTGGCTGGACGAAACGGGCGATTCCCTCCTGGATCAGGCGGTGAACTGCATCGAAAACTCCCTGAACTGA
- a CDS encoding DsrE family protein, translating to MRGMLLALALLASGLVMAGDMRRIVFHVDENDPKKMNITLNNAANLNKYYQDKGEEAQIEIVTYGPGLMMLHAKKSPVKERIASFAQNFDNVSFKACANTMKKMKKKSGKDVPLLPQAEVVASGVMHLVKRQEEGWSYIRP from the coding sequence ATGAGAGGAATGTTGTTAGCGCTGGCGCTGCTGGCATCCGGTCTGGTCATGGCCGGAGACATGCGCCGGATCGTGTTCCATGTGGACGAGAACGATCCCAAGAAGATGAATATCACGCTCAACAATGCCGCCAACCTGAACAAGTACTACCAGGACAAGGGCGAAGAGGCACAGATCGAGATCGTCACCTACGGCCCCGGTCTTATGATGCTGCACGCCAAGAAGTCGCCGGTGAAAGAGCGCATTGCCTCCTTTGCGCAGAACTTCGACAACGTCAGCTTCAAGGCCTGCGCCAACACCATGAAGAAGATGAAGAAAAAGTCCGGCAAGGACGTCCCCCTGCTGCCGCAGGCCGAGGTCGTGGCCTCCGGTGTCATGCACCTGGTCAAGCGGCAGGAAGAGGGCTGGTCGTACATCCGACCCTGA
- a CDS encoding N-acetylmuramoyl-L-alanine amidase, with protein sequence MRYTVRIVCLLLLLPLSALAAQVQGVRLWTAPDHTRLVFDIDQPIEHKIFSLSDPDRLVIDLRDTRAGERLAPSKLSDRHVRGVRHAQRKDGTLRVVLDLNQAMRPKSFLLKPNAGYGHRLVIDLYGKDSGRPRVAKSARDIKQWRDVVVAIDAGHGGEDPGALGSAHRTREKDVTLQIARRLKREIDALPGMRAVLTRSGDYYVGLRKRMQLARRHKADLFVSIHADAFRDKRVRGSSIYVLSNRGASSEAARWLAARENAADLVGGVSLDDKDDMLASVLLDLSQSAAQEASLAAAQKVYRNLAKLGKVHARRIQRAGFVVLKAPDIPSMLIETGFISNPTEERNLRSPAYQRKLAKAIARGVERYFHSAPPPGTLIARLERERRPREHVIARGETLSMIASRYQVSLGKLRHVNRIKNDRRIRVGQVLRIPET encoded by the coding sequence ATGCGATACACCGTGCGTATCGTCTGTCTGCTCCTGTTGTTGCCCCTCTCGGCCCTGGCTGCACAGGTCCAGGGCGTGCGCCTGTGGACCGCGCCGGACCATACTCGCCTGGTGTTCGACATCGACCAGCCGATCGAGCACAAGATCTTCTCGCTGAGTGATCCCGACCGCCTGGTCATCGACCTGCGCGACACCCGCGCGGGCGAGCGGCTCGCGCCCAGCAAGTTGTCCGATCGCCATGTGCGTGGTGTGCGGCATGCGCAGCGCAAGGACGGTACCCTGCGGGTGGTGCTGGATCTCAACCAGGCCATGCGGCCCAAGAGTTTCCTGCTCAAACCCAACGCGGGCTATGGCCATCGCCTGGTGATCGACCTGTATGGAAAGGACAGTGGTCGCCCACGGGTGGCCAAGAGCGCGCGGGACATCAAACAATGGCGTGACGTGGTGGTCGCGATCGACGCCGGGCATGGCGGGGAGGATCCGGGGGCGCTGGGCTCGGCTCACCGTACCCGGGAGAAGGATGTCACCCTGCAGATTGCCCGGCGTCTCAAGCGCGAGATTGACGCCCTGCCGGGCATGCGCGCGGTACTCACGCGCAGCGGCGACTACTACGTGGGCCTGCGCAAGCGCATGCAACTGGCGCGTCGGCACAAGGCCGACCTGTTCGTCTCCATCCATGCCGACGCCTTCCGCGACAAGCGGGTGCGCGGTTCCTCGATCTATGTGCTCTCCAATCGTGGGGCCTCCAGCGAGGCGGCGCGCTGGCTGGCCGCGCGCGAGAACGCGGCCGACCTGGTCGGCGGGGTGAGCCTGGATGACAAGGACGACATGCTCGCCTCGGTGCTGCTCGACCTGTCGCAATCGGCGGCGCAAGAGGCCAGCCTGGCCGCCGCGCAGAAGGTCTATCGCAATCTCGCCAAACTGGGCAAGGTGCATGCGCGCCGTATCCAGCGTGCCGGATTCGTGGTGCTCAAGGCGCCCGATATCCCCTCCATGCTGATCGAGACCGGCTTCATCTCCAACCCCACCGAGGAGCGCAACCTGCGAAGTCCGGCCTACCAGCGCAAGCTGGCAAAGGCCATTGCCCGTGGTGTGGAGCGCTATTTCCACTCGGCGCCGCCGCCAGGCACCCTCATTGCCAGGCTGGAGCGCGAGCGCCGGCCGCGTGAACACGTGATCGCGCGTGGCGAGACCCTGTCCATGATCGCCAGTCGCTACCAGGTGAGCCTGGGCAAGCTGCGCCACGTCAACCGCATCAAGAACGACCGGCGCATCCGGGTTGGCCAGGTCCTGCGTATCCCCGAGACCTGA